In Arthrobacter sp. CJ23, the genomic window CCCCGAGGTGCGGTTGGTCGGCCCTGCCGGCGAACAGGTAGGAATCGTCCGCATTGAGGATGCACTGCGCCTTGCTGCCGAGTCCGATCTCGATCTCGTTGAAGTTGCCCCGCAGGCCAAGCCTCCTGTTTGCAAGCTGATGGACTTCGGCAAGTACAAGTACGAAGCCGCCGTCAAGGCCCGCGAAGCCCGCAAGAACCAGACCAACACGGTTCTGAAGGAAATCCGCTTCCGCCTGAAGATCGACAAGCACGACTACGAGACCAAGCGCGGCCACGCCCTGCGCTTCCTCGGTGCCGGTGACAAGGTCAAGGCCATGATCCAGTTCCGTGGCCGTGAGCAGCAGCGTCCGGAGATGGGCATCCGCCTGCTCCAGAAGTTCGCCGAAGACGTCGCCGAGGTTGGCATCGTCGAATCCAGCCCGCGCATCGATGGCCGCAACATGGTCATGGTCATCGGTCCGCTGAAGAACAAGGCTGAAGCCAAGGCCGAAGCCCGCCGCGCCGCCCAGCGTGCCGAGGCCAAGGCCCAGAACGAAGCCAAGGCAGCCGGCCGCGTGGACCTCACCGGCGAAGACACGCCGATGACCCAGTCCCTGGCAGATCTGCTGCCTGCAGGACTGCTCGCAGCAGTTGAAGAGCCCGCTGAGGAAACCGCAGCAGAGGCCGTGGAGGTTCCCGCAGCGGAAGCTCCCGTGGCCGAAGAAGCCCCGGTTGTCGAAGAGGCTCCGGTAGTCGAGGAAGCTCCGGTTGTTGAAGAAGCTCCCGTGGCCGAAGAGGCCCCGGTTGTTGAAGAAGCACCCGTGGCCGTAGAAGCCCCGGTGGTCGAGGAAGCACCCGCAGCTGTCGAAGCTCCGGTTGTTGAAGCGGCACCGGCCGAGGCAGCCCCGAAGCCCGTGGTTCCGAAGCCCGCCGTTCCGGCAGCTCCGAAGCCCGTCGCCAAGCCGGCAGCCCCGAAGCCTGCAGCCCGGCCTGCGGCCCCCAAGGCCGCGCCGAAGCCCGCGGCACGCAAGACAAACTAGTTCAACGCCGCAGGAGGCCAGCCTCCACACGGCAAGCAACCAGCACGCCGCCCCATGAGGTCGGCTGCACGAAAGAACTGCGGACCACGTCCGCGGATACGTAAGGAGATCGGTTCCCATGCCGAAGATGAAGACCCACAGCGGTGCTAAGAAGCGCTTCAAGCTGACCGGTACCGGCAAGCTGCGCCGCCAGCAGGCCAACCGCCGTCACTACCTGGAGCACAAGTCCTCCAGGCTGACCCGCCGCCTTGCCGGCGACAAGATCGTCTTCAAGGGCGACGCCAAGGTCATCCGGAAGATGCTCGGCATCTAAGTTCCAAGTTCTCTGGTTTCTGCCAACCGGCAGCAACCGACTACACCAAAAGCCTTCTCAGGCCGGCCGGGTTTCCGGCA contains:
- the infC gene encoding translation initiation factor IF-3: MRLVGPAGEQVGIVRIEDALRLAAESDLDLVEVAPQAKPPVCKLMDFGKYKYEAAVKAREARKNQTNTVLKEIRFRLKIDKHDYETKRGHALRFLGAGDKVKAMIQFRGREQQRPEMGIRLLQKFAEDVAEVGIVESSPRIDGRNMVMVIGPLKNKAEAKAEARRAAQRAEAKAQNEAKAAGRVDLTGEDTPMTQSLADLLPAGLLAAVEEPAEETAAEAVEVPAAEAPVAEEAPVVEEAPVVEEAPVVEEAPVAEEAPVVEEAPVAVEAPVVEEAPAAVEAPVVEAAPAEAAPKPVVPKPAVPAAPKPVAKPAAPKPAARPAAPKAAPKPAARKTN
- the rpmI gene encoding 50S ribosomal protein L35 → MPKMKTHSGAKKRFKLTGTGKLRRQQANRRHYLEHKSSRLTRRLAGDKIVFKGDAKVIRKMLGI